The following are encoded in a window of Coriobacteriia bacterium genomic DNA:
- a CDS encoding DNA topoisomerase I — protein sequence MRLVVSEKNIAARRIAEILAVGKPKAEKVYSTPVYRFRRDGEEWASVGLKGHILKVDFPALLEREDGEWVAHWDDDRETPAELPDYLAAPPWPSPVKKPFTKGGVDLKTWKLASLPYLTWAPIGKTPAEREIVRALKTLAKKADEVVIATDYDREGELIGADARGLVREVNPDVPVKRARFSAITRGEIERAFSELGEVSDWLAQAGEARQDIDLVWGAVLTRYLTKVRFSGVGQPRSAGRVQTPTLKLIVDREKEREAFVPETYWTVKGTFASDGEEFTAGHVTERFKRRQDAEAVMEAVVGESEATVAAVDRSRRTVRPAAPFNTTGLQAAAAAEGLSPARTMRIAESLYMDGLISYPRVDNTVYPESLDLRAILRTLDGVPQYHEHVARLLASEKLTATRGGKEATDHPPVHPTGAADPDRLKPEGWKLYNLVARRFMATLSEPAVIEGTKVSLEVDGETFVTRGDVLVVPGFRSVYPYGAKKDEELPAMAEGGTVAFLGAAQEEKQTQPPARYSQGKLIQEMEKRGLGTKATRHEIVQRLYDRRYIVNDPAEPTCLGITVIDALSAFADRITTPEMTSELESEMDAIANGRADRTDVVEHSRKLLDEAMAQLLPRAGEVGELLKNAAVEDARIGTCPRSGHDLLVKSSPKTKGQFVGCAGWPECEVTYPLPQGKVEPVEEPCPVCATPQVRIVQFRRPPLVRCLDPNCATNVEPPIDLGECPKCAEEGREGGRLVGQRSPRTLKRFVRCVNYEECKVSYPLPQSGEIQLTGEKCTGCGAPEIVVQTRRGPWRICIDPACPTRPPAEGAKGGRKTSSRRRAKR from the coding sequence ATGCGACTCGTCGTCTCCGAGAAGAACATCGCCGCGCGCCGCATCGCCGAGATCCTCGCGGTGGGCAAGCCCAAGGCCGAGAAGGTCTACTCCACGCCCGTCTACAGGTTCCGGCGCGACGGCGAGGAGTGGGCGAGCGTCGGGCTGAAGGGTCACATCCTGAAGGTGGACTTCCCGGCGCTGCTCGAGCGCGAGGACGGGGAGTGGGTCGCGCACTGGGACGACGACCGCGAGACCCCCGCGGAGTTGCCGGACTACCTGGCCGCGCCTCCGTGGCCCTCGCCGGTGAAGAAGCCCTTCACGAAGGGCGGGGTGGACCTGAAGACCTGGAAGCTCGCGTCGCTCCCCTATCTGACGTGGGCCCCCATCGGCAAGACGCCGGCCGAGAGGGAGATCGTCCGCGCGCTCAAGACGCTGGCGAAGAAGGCCGACGAGGTCGTCATCGCAACCGACTACGACCGCGAGGGTGAGTTGATCGGCGCGGACGCCCGCGGGCTGGTCCGGGAGGTCAACCCGGACGTCCCCGTGAAACGCGCCCGCTTCTCGGCCATCACGAGGGGCGAGATCGAGCGGGCCTTCTCGGAGCTCGGCGAGGTCTCGGACTGGCTGGCGCAGGCCGGCGAGGCGCGACAGGACATCGACCTCGTGTGGGGAGCGGTGCTCACGCGCTACCTCACCAAGGTGCGCTTCTCGGGCGTGGGCCAGCCGCGCAGCGCCGGACGCGTCCAGACGCCCACGCTCAAGCTGATCGTGGACCGGGAGAAGGAGCGCGAGGCGTTCGTCCCGGAGACGTACTGGACGGTGAAGGGCACCTTCGCTTCCGACGGTGAGGAGTTCACCGCCGGGCACGTCACCGAGCGGTTCAAGCGCCGGCAGGACGCCGAGGCGGTCATGGAGGCCGTCGTCGGCGAGTCGGAGGCCACGGTCGCCGCGGTCGACCGGTCGCGGCGGACGGTGAGGCCGGCCGCGCCGTTCAACACCACCGGCCTGCAGGCCGCCGCGGCCGCCGAGGGGCTCTCGCCCGCGCGCACGATGCGCATCGCCGAGTCGCTGTACATGGACGGTCTCATCAGCTACCCGCGTGTCGACAACACCGTCTACCCGGAGAGCCTGGACCTGCGCGCGATCCTGCGCACGCTGGATGGCGTGCCGCAGTACCACGAGCATGTCGCGCGGCTCCTCGCATCCGAGAAGCTCACAGCCACGCGCGGCGGCAAGGAGGCGACCGACCACCCGCCCGTGCACCCCACCGGCGCAGCCGACCCCGACAGGCTCAAGCCGGAGGGGTGGAAGCTGTACAACCTCGTGGCGCGGCGGTTCATGGCCACGCTGTCCGAGCCGGCGGTGATCGAGGGGACGAAGGTCTCGCTCGAGGTCGACGGCGAGACGTTCGTGACGCGCGGGGACGTGCTCGTCGTGCCCGGCTTCCGCTCGGTCTACCCGTACGGCGCCAAGAAGGACGAGGAGCTCCCCGCGATGGCCGAGGGTGGGACGGTGGCGTTCCTCGGGGCCGCTCAGGAGGAGAAGCAGACGCAGCCGCCCGCGCGTTACAGCCAGGGCAAACTGATCCAGGAGATGGAGAAGCGCGGGCTGGGGACCAAGGCGACGCGGCACGAGATCGTCCAGCGCCTCTACGACCGGCGCTACATCGTGAACGACCCTGCCGAGCCCACCTGCCTTGGCATCACCGTGATAGACGCGCTCTCCGCGTTCGCCGACCGCATCACGACCCCGGAGATGACGAGCGAGCTCGAGAGCGAGATGGACGCGATCGCCAACGGCCGTGCCGACCGCACGGACGTCGTCGAGCACTCTCGCAAGCTCCTCGACGAGGCCATGGCGCAGCTGCTCCCGCGCGCAGGGGAGGTCGGCGAGCTCCTCAAGAACGCGGCGGTGGAGGACGCGCGGATCGGGACCTGTCCCAGGTCCGGTCACGACCTGCTCGTGAAGTCCTCGCCCAAGACGAAGGGTCAGTTCGTGGGCTGCGCCGGGTGGCCGGAGTGCGAGGTCACCTACCCGCTGCCGCAGGGCAAGGTCGAGCCCGTGGAGGAGCCGTGCCCTGTCTGCGCCACACCGCAGGTCCGGATCGTGCAGTTCCGGCGTCCGCCGCTCGTGCGCTGCCTCGACCCGAACTGCGCGACCAACGTCGAGCCCCCTATCGACCTCGGCGAATGCCCCAAGTGCGCCGAGGAGGGGCGCGAGGGCGGGCGTCTCGTGGGACAGCGGTCCCCGAGGACGCTCAAGCGCTTCGTGCGCTGCGTGAACTACGAGGAGTGCAAGGTCTCCTACCCGCTGCCCCAGTCCGGCGAGATACAGCTGACCGGCGAGAAGTGCACGGGCTGCGGGGCGCCCGAGATCGTGGTGCAGACGCGGCGCGGCCCGTGGAGGATCTGCATCGACCCCGCGTGCCCCACCCGTCCCCCCGCCGAGGGTGCCAAGGGCGGCAGGAAGACGAGCTCGCGCCGGCGCGCGAAGCGCTAG
- the mdh gene encoding malate dehydrogenase has product MPLPKVTVVGAGQVGATAAFLTLTKGLADVVLLDVAEGLPQGKALDMMHSRSVERFAPRVTGTSDYAETAGSDVVVITAGLSRKPGMTRDDLLAANSVVVRSVVESAVEASPEAVLLCVTNPLDVMTHLAQRSSGLPASRVLGMGGVLDSARFAYFIAEATAAPIDSVEALVVGAHGDAMVPLPAHSTAGGTPVTRLLPPEQVDELVRRTVHGGAEVVSLLGNGSAFYAPAASVVRMLGAILGDTGEVMTSCVRPDGPYGIDDVYVSVPAALGRGGVHGIPELPLTAEELAALRASAETVREAVAALPAGA; this is encoded by the coding sequence ATGCCGCTTCCGAAGGTCACCGTCGTGGGCGCCGGGCAGGTCGGCGCGACGGCCGCGTTCCTGACGCTCACGAAAGGACTGGCCGACGTCGTGCTCCTGGACGTAGCCGAGGGGCTGCCGCAGGGGAAGGCGCTCGACATGATGCACAGCCGCTCCGTGGAGCGGTTCGCCCCCAGGGTGACCGGCACGAGCGACTACGCCGAGACGGCCGGCTCCGACGTGGTTGTGATCACCGCGGGGTTGTCGCGCAAGCCGGGGATGACGCGCGACGATCTGCTCGCGGCGAACAGCGTGGTCGTACGCTCGGTCGTCGAGAGCGCGGTGGAGGCCTCGCCGGAGGCGGTGCTGCTGTGCGTCACCAACCCGCTCGACGTGATGACGCACCTCGCGCAGAGGTCTTCGGGCCTGCCCGCCTCACGCGTGCTCGGCATGGGCGGCGTACTGGACTCGGCGCGGTTCGCGTACTTCATCGCCGAGGCGACGGCCGCGCCGATCGACAGCGTGGAGGCGCTGGTGGTGGGCGCTCACGGCGACGCGATGGTGCCGCTGCCCGCGCACTCCACGGCCGGCGGCACGCCGGTGACGCGCCTGCTGCCCCCCGAGCAGGTCGACGAGCTCGTGCGCCGCACCGTCCATGGCGGTGCGGAGGTCGTCTCGCTGCTGGGGAACGGTTCCGCCTTCTACGCGCCGGCCGCATCCGTGGTGCGCATGCTCGGGGCGATCCTCGGTGACACGGGCGAGGTGATGACGAGCTGCGTCCGGCCCGACGGGCCCTACGGCATCGACGACGTGTACGTGTCCGTGCCGGCCGCCCTCGGGCGAGGCGGGGTGCACGGGATCCCGGAGCTGCCGCTTACCGCCGAGGAGCTCGCGGCGCTTCGCGCCTCGGCCGAGACGGTGCGCGAGGCGGTCGCGGCCCTGCCCGCGGGGGCCTGA
- a CDS encoding fumarate hydratase, which produces MADAAAIAEAVGRACRDAAVTLRPDVLAALRAAAASEPSGRGRRVLRQLIENAEVAAADRVPLCQDTGTVWALIELGAEERLGGDLQARVDAEVARAFRQAGLRASIVRDAAFDRANTGDNTPAFLDVVARPGRGATVHVMLKGGGSDNSSALSMLEPAEGLAGVRRFVVETVRAKASGACPPLVVGVGVGGTFDRVAGLAKKALLRPLGTSPTGPHARETEALEAELLDAVNATGIGPGGLGGRSTALGVSVLSAPCHIAALPVAVNVGCSAVRSVTLEVA; this is translated from the coding sequence ATGGCCGACGCGGCAGCAATCGCCGAGGCGGTCGGACGCGCCTGTCGCGATGCGGCCGTGACGCTGCGCCCCGACGTGCTCGCGGCGCTGCGGGCGGCAGCGGCGAGCGAGCCCTCCGGGCGCGGCCGGCGCGTCTTGCGTCAGCTGATCGAGAACGCGGAGGTGGCGGCGGCCGACAGGGTCCCGCTCTGCCAGGACACCGGCACGGTGTGGGCGCTCATCGAGCTCGGCGCCGAGGAGCGCCTGGGCGGGGACCTCCAGGCAAGGGTCGACGCGGAGGTCGCCCGCGCCTTCCGCCAGGCCGGACTGCGCGCCAGCATCGTGCGTGACGCGGCGTTCGACCGCGCGAACACCGGCGATAACACGCCGGCGTTCCTCGACGTGGTGGCCCGGCCCGGCCGAGGAGCCACCGTGCACGTGATGCTCAAAGGCGGCGGTTCGGACAACTCCTCCGCGCTCTCGATGCTGGAGCCCGCCGAGGGATTGGCAGGCGTGCGCCGCTTCGTGGTCGAGACGGTTCGGGCAAAGGCGAGCGGCGCGTGCCCGCCGCTGGTGGTCGGGGTCGGGGTCGGCGGCACGTTCGACAGGGTGGCGGGGCTCGCCAAGAAGGCGCTGCTGCGGCCGCTGGGCACGTCTCCGACAGGGCCGCACGCGCGCGAGACGGAGGCGCTGGAGGCCGAGCTGCTCGACGCGGTCAACGCGACCGGTATCGGGCCCGGCGGCCTCGGGGGGCGCAGCACCGCGCTCGGCGTGTCGGTGCTGAGCGCGCCCTGCCACATCGCGGCGCTCCCGGTCGCGGTGAACGTGGGGTGCTCGGCGGTCAGGTCCGTCACGCTCGAGGTGGCGTGA
- a CDS encoding MFS transporter yields MTRGSDESGMVESYEGDPAPHGGATTLPASPPPKVGGGGYRAVLGNPRFRRLWVSQFVSGIGDWLVIGFLMPLVTTLSGGSAFAVAGILIAKIIPALVFGSVIGVFVDRFDRRRLMIACDLVRAVLTFGLLVTNSLAVIYLVVLLMEMASMFFYPAKNALIPVLVDPEDLAAGNGLSYTTQQASMLIGLTASGAILALFERVVRALLAAEVPLLTEGLGLFAPELLGPRAGVFLNSLTFVVSAVAIYSISVRASAVPDGAPLLDLSLVGKDVREAFTLIGEHRELRSFLVTMGLGIFGGGAVVPLVPTYVSAHLTGEVPILGQAFASQEVGTANMVFMLVFMAFGMVAGAMTVPRLARHASLQLLFLGGVAGFGASMLVFASVGVYAVAALFAAIAGFGVAAVTVAGNTYVAEETADAVRGRVFTALESVVRVALLLSMIVMPVVADVVSSLSDRFFDARGLPLSGARIALQAASLIVIGAAVYAYRTLDWKGRRTPADA; encoded by the coding sequence GTGACCCGCGGCTCTGACGAGAGCGGCATGGTCGAGTCCTACGAAGGCGACCCCGCTCCTCACGGCGGGGCTACCACGCTGCCGGCCTCGCCGCCGCCGAAGGTGGGCGGCGGAGGCTACCGCGCCGTCCTGGGCAACCCGCGGTTCCGGCGCCTGTGGGTGAGCCAGTTCGTCTCCGGCATCGGCGACTGGCTCGTCATCGGCTTCCTCATGCCGCTCGTCACCACGCTCTCCGGCGGCTCCGCCTTCGCGGTGGCAGGTATCCTGATCGCCAAGATCATCCCCGCGCTGGTGTTCGGCTCGGTCATCGGCGTGTTCGTGGACAGGTTCGACCGCCGGCGCCTGATGATCGCCTGCGACCTCGTCCGCGCGGTGCTCACCTTCGGGCTGCTGGTCACGAACAGCCTCGCGGTCATCTACCTGGTCGTGCTCCTCATGGAGATGGCCTCGATGTTCTTCTATCCGGCCAAGAACGCGCTCATCCCGGTCCTGGTCGATCCCGAGGACCTGGCGGCCGGGAACGGCTTGTCCTACACGACCCAGCAGGCGAGCATGCTGATCGGGCTCACCGCCTCCGGCGCGATCCTGGCGCTGTTCGAGCGCGTCGTGCGGGCGCTGCTCGCCGCGGAGGTGCCGCTGCTGACCGAGGGCCTGGGGCTCTTCGCCCCCGAGCTGCTCGGCCCCCGGGCGGGCGTCTTCCTCAACAGCCTTACGTTCGTCGTCTCGGCCGTGGCCATCTACAGCATCAGCGTGAGGGCGTCCGCCGTCCCGGACGGCGCTCCGCTCCTGGACCTCTCGCTCGTGGGCAAGGACGTCCGCGAGGCGTTCACCCTCATCGGGGAGCACCGCGAGCTGCGCAGCTTCCTGGTCACGATGGGGCTCGGCATCTTCGGAGGCGGTGCCGTCGTGCCGCTCGTGCCCACGTACGTCTCGGCGCACCTCACCGGGGAGGTGCCCATCCTGGGGCAGGCGTTCGCCAGCCAGGAGGTGGGCACCGCGAACATGGTCTTCATGCTCGTGTTCATGGCGTTCGGGATGGTCGCGGGGGCCATGACGGTACCCCGGCTGGCTCGGCACGCATCGCTCCAGCTGCTCTTCCTGGGGGGCGTGGCCGGGTTCGGCGCCTCGATGCTCGTGTTCGCCTCGGTGGGCGTCTACGCGGTCGCCGCGCTGTTCGCCGCGATCGCCGGGTTCGGCGTCGCCGCCGTCACGGTCGCGGGCAACACCTACGTCGCCGAGGAGACCGCCGACGCCGTGCGGGGCCGCGTCTTCACGGCCCTCGAGTCGGTCGTACGCGTGGCGCTGCTGCTCTCGATGATCGTGATGCCGGTCGTCGCCGATGTGGTCTCATCCCTCTCGGACCGCTTCTTCGATGCGCGCGGCCTGCCGCTCTCGGGCGCGCGCATCGCCCTGCAGGCCGCTTCGCTCATCGTGATCGGGGCGGCGGTGTACGCTTACCGCACCCTGGACTGGAAGGGGAGGAGGACCCCGGCCGATGCCTGA
- a CDS encoding fumarate hydratase C-terminal domain-containing protein: MPDLVRLTLPPTAEALGALAAGDEVELDGFAYTARDATHERLLAELDRDGELPYGLAGQALFYAGPAPPAAGRPAGAIGPTTARRMDRWTPRLLEAGVAATIGKGARSPSVVEACRRHGAVYLAAVGGAAALLARHVTALQVVAYADLGPEALARVTLAGFPAFVAIDTAGRDLYAEAAAEWRGASEGAGDA; encoded by the coding sequence ATGCCTGACCTGGTGCGTCTCACGCTCCCGCCGACGGCCGAGGCGCTTGGCGCGCTGGCGGCCGGCGACGAGGTCGAACTCGACGGTTTCGCCTACACCGCGCGCGACGCCACGCACGAGCGGCTGCTGGCCGAGCTCGACCGCGACGGCGAGTTGCCCTACGGGCTGGCCGGCCAGGCGCTGTTCTACGCGGGCCCCGCTCCGCCGGCGGCGGGCCGGCCGGCGGGGGCGATCGGCCCCACCACGGCTCGCAGGATGGACCGTTGGACGCCGCGGCTGCTCGAGGCGGGCGTCGCCGCGACCATCGGCAAGGGGGCGCGCTCGCCCTCGGTCGTCGAGGCCTGCCGCCGCCACGGCGCCGTCTACCTCGCCGCGGTCGGAGGGGCGGCGGCCCTGCTCGCCCGGCACGTGACGGCGCTGCAGGTCGTCGCGTACGCGGACCTGGGCCCCGAGGCGCTCGCGCGCGTCACGCTGGCGGGCTTCCCGGCGTTCGTGGCGATCGACACCGCCGGACGCGACCTGTACGCCGAGGCGGCCGCCGAGTGGCGCGGCGCATCGGAGGGGGCCGGCGATGCCTGA
- the tmk gene encoding dTMP kinase, translating into MPERGVFVTFEGGEGSGKSTQAALLAQRLRDGGLPVVALREPGGTPLGDDIRDLLLDPAYAGMDPMAELLLYEASRAQLVAETIETSLAAGRHVVCDRFTDSTTAYQGYGRGLDLEQVRVLNSAASRGLVPDLTVLVDVDPVLGLERACGQGADRLEAEDVAFHERVREGFLRIAAEKAERVVVVDGTPGVAEVAAAVRRVVAAALPVLRPVLDWRA; encoded by the coding sequence ATGCCTGAGCGAGGCGTGTTCGTCACGTTCGAGGGCGGCGAGGGCTCCGGCAAGAGCACGCAGGCCGCGCTGCTGGCCCAACGGCTGCGCGACGGCGGCCTGCCGGTCGTGGCGCTGCGCGAGCCGGGCGGCACCCCTCTCGGCGACGACATCCGCGATCTGCTGCTCGATCCCGCGTACGCGGGGATGGACCCCATGGCCGAGTTGCTGCTCTACGAGGCGAGCCGCGCGCAGCTCGTGGCCGAGACGATCGAGACTTCACTCGCAGCGGGCCGCCACGTCGTGTGCGACCGCTTCACCGATTCGACCACGGCCTACCAGGGCTACGGCCGGGGCCTGGACCTCGAGCAGGTGCGGGTGCTCAACTCCGCCGCTTCCCGCGGACTGGTGCCGGACCTCACCGTGCTGGTGGACGTCGACCCCGTCCTCGGTCTGGAGCGTGCGTGCGGGCAGGGAGCCGACCGCCTGGAGGCCGAGGACGTCGCGTTCCACGAGCGCGTGCGCGAGGGGTTCCTCCGCATCGCGGCCGAGAAGGCGGAACGGGTCGTCGTCGTGGACGGAACCCCGGGCGTGGCGGAGGTCGCGGCGGCGGTACGGCGGGTGGTGGCGGCGGCACTGCCGGTGCTTCGCCCCGTGCTGGACTGGCGCGCATGA
- the holB gene encoding DNA polymerase III subunit delta' produces the protein MTKRGCVWDDLAGQRRASELLSAEVRAGTVSHAYLFVGPPGAGKKTAAKALACSLFCGDGGCGACPACRRVRAGFHPDFRVIRPEGAATYVIEQVREVIHDVALKPVQASWKVYVFEAADAFNEGSANAFLKTLEEPPADVVIVLLAHDHRAVSPTIVSRCQVVRFERLPPSVAERMVAEKAGVELDRAREALAAAGGVAPRAIELLRSPAKREARERLLAVLKELPVMDAHDVLCSARELLTAVKAPLDELKAFQAEELAERREFVGRGGTKPLEERHKRELTAKEREGVLELLNVTESWLRDCLAISAGAGELAVNRDVRDAADEVAAALAPGTAVRAISEVAEARRRLAYNVNPQLAVEAMLFGVREVLACPR, from the coding sequence ATGACGAAGCGCGGCTGCGTGTGGGACGACCTCGCCGGCCAGCGTCGGGCCTCCGAGCTTCTCTCAGCCGAGGTGCGCGCGGGCACGGTGTCTCACGCCTACCTGTTCGTCGGCCCTCCCGGCGCCGGCAAGAAGACCGCGGCCAAAGCACTGGCCTGCTCGCTGTTCTGCGGCGACGGCGGGTGCGGCGCGTGCCCGGCGTGCCGTCGGGTCCGGGCGGGCTTCCACCCCGACTTCCGGGTCATCCGCCCGGAGGGCGCGGCGACCTACGTCATCGAGCAGGTGCGCGAGGTCATCCACGACGTGGCCCTCAAGCCGGTGCAGGCGAGCTGGAAGGTCTACGTCTTCGAGGCGGCGGACGCTTTCAACGAGGGCAGTGCGAACGCGTTCCTGAAGACGCTGGAAGAGCCGCCGGCCGACGTCGTGATCGTGCTTCTCGCCCACGACCACCGCGCGGTGTCGCCTACGATCGTCAGCCGCTGCCAGGTCGTCCGCTTCGAACGGCTGCCGCCGTCGGTGGCGGAGCGGATGGTCGCCGAGAAGGCCGGCGTGGAGCTCGACCGCGCGCGTGAGGCGCTCGCCGCCGCAGGAGGGGTGGCGCCCCGCGCCATCGAGCTGCTGCGCTCGCCCGCCAAGCGCGAGGCGCGCGAGCGGCTGCTGGCCGTGCTCAAGGAGCTGCCGGTGATGGACGCGCACGACGTGCTGTGCTCGGCGCGCGAGCTGCTCACGGCGGTCAAGGCGCCGCTGGACGAGCTCAAGGCGTTCCAGGCCGAGGAGCTCGCGGAGCGCAGGGAGTTCGTCGGCAGGGGCGGGACGAAGCCGCTGGAGGAGCGGCACAAGCGCGAGCTCACCGCCAAGGAGCGCGAGGGCGTGCTCGAGCTGCTCAACGTCACCGAAAGCTGGCTCCGCGATTGCTTGGCCATATCGGCAGGCGCTGGCGAGCTGGCCGTGAACCGCGACGTGCGCGACGCCGCCGACGAGGTCGCCGCCGCGCTCGCGCCCGGCACAGCGGTGCGGGCGATATCCGAGGTCGCCGAGGCCCGCCGCCGTCTCGCCTATAATGTGAATCCTCAGCTGGCCGTCGAGGCCATGCTGTTCGGTGTACGGGAGGTACTCGCATGCCCACGGTAG
- a CDS encoding stage 0 sporulation family protein, with product MPTVVGVRLRSAPKVLWFDPAGSEPAVGQCVVVRTERGQEIGEVASAPAEVEESELPAELKPVERIATDEDLARAEELREREAEAMPVFRELVGKHGLDMKPVGVQTLFDSSKMVFYFAAEERVDFRELVKELASRFKTRIDMRQIGVRDEARMVGGLGHCGEQLCCARLGGEFHPVSIRMAKEQDLPLNPLKISGVCGRLMCCLRYEYDAYKEYKSRAPKRGAEVETPLGAGKVVELNTPKETVTIRLFEGGSLTVPLGSMECGKDTGCPCKVPPEAIQRPGLGVLEAAQAPAPTGEAKAEAGGGAEKPPSRRRRRRGGGGKREGGGEASAAKGEPGQRPKAETKPKPEAKAADGGGEAAKPARPGRRRRRRRPSGGAQSGSTGGE from the coding sequence ATGCCCACGGTAGTGGGAGTCCGCTTGCGCTCCGCGCCCAAGGTGCTCTGGTTCGACCCCGCCGGCTCCGAGCCGGCGGTGGGCCAGTGTGTCGTGGTGCGGACGGAGCGCGGGCAGGAGATCGGAGAGGTCGCCTCGGCTCCCGCCGAGGTCGAGGAGTCCGAGTTGCCCGCCGAGCTCAAGCCGGTGGAGCGCATCGCCACCGACGAGGATCTCGCCCGTGCCGAGGAGTTGCGCGAGCGCGAGGCCGAGGCCATGCCGGTCTTCCGGGAGCTGGTGGGCAAGCACGGGCTGGACATGAAGCCGGTCGGCGTCCAGACGCTGTTCGACTCCTCCAAGATGGTCTTCTATTTCGCAGCCGAGGAGCGGGTCGACTTCCGCGAGCTGGTCAAGGAGCTCGCTTCCAGGTTCAAGACCCGGATCGACATGCGGCAGATCGGCGTGCGCGACGAGGCGCGTATGGTCGGGGGCCTGGGCCACTGCGGGGAGCAGCTGTGCTGCGCACGGCTGGGCGGGGAGTTCCACCCCGTCTCGATCCGCATGGCCAAGGAACAGGACCTGCCGCTGAACCCCTTGAAGATAAGCGGGGTCTGTGGAAGACTCATGTGCTGTTTGCGCTACGAGTACGACGCGTACAAGGAGTACAAGTCGCGGGCGCCCAAGCGGGGGGCCGAGGTCGAGACCCCGCTTGGAGCGGGTAAGGTCGTGGAGTTGAACACCCCGAAGGAGACGGTGACGATCCGGCTCTTCGAGGGTGGGTCCCTCACCGTCCCGCTGGGCTCGATGGAGTGCGGCAAGGACACCGGCTGCCCCTGCAAGGTACCGCCCGAGGCGATCCAGAGGCCGGGGCTCGGCGTGCTGGAGGCGGCGCAGGCGCCGGCTCCGACGGGGGAGGCGAAGGCCGAGGCGGGCGGCGGGGCGGAGAAGCCTCCGTCGAGGAGGCGCAGGCGCCGCGGAGGCGGCGGCAAGCGCGAGGGCGGTGGCGAGGCCTCCGCGGCCAAGGGCGAGCCGGGGCAGCGGCCCAAGGCCGAGACGAAGCCGAAGCCCGAGGCCAAGGCGGCGGACGGTGGCGGAGAGGCCGCCAAGCCGGCGCGGCCGGGCAGGCGCCGCAGGCGGCGGAGGCCCTCGGGTGGCGCGCAGAGCGGTTCGACCGGCGGGGAATGA
- a CDS encoding helix-turn-helix transcriptional regulator has protein sequence MHERDWSLLSGREKQILDLLSANMSSKEIAAKLGLCRRTIDNHCVNIIRKLQVSDRFEAARLWQRYAE, from the coding sequence ATGCACGAACGCGATTGGTCACTCCTGTCCGGACGAGAGAAGCAGATACTCGACCTGCTCTCAGCCAACATGTCCAGCAAGGAGATAGCAGCCAAGTTGGGCTTGTGCAGGCGTACGATCGACAATCACTGCGTCAACATCATTCGCAAGCTCCAGGTCTCGGATCGATTCGAGGCAGCGAGGCTATGGCAAAGGTATGCGGAGTGA
- a CDS encoding ABC transporter ATP-binding protein, which translates to MLSVRNLTKRYGHSLVLDDISFDLPQTGITFLMGENGAGKTTLIKAMLGLERYQGEVLYDGRDLRQVSTDVAVVFDDAPSYRGLNGYRNLELLCPRKVPSQQLRDAAREYLGDDLLRKNVRRYSYGQRKKLSIACALLARPKYLIMDEVSNGLDYETMEHLKGEFRERARESAVFLTGHQFDFYTSIVSRVLVLKGGKIREFELDEQPTPTQSPLGQLYERTVKDVS; encoded by the coding sequence GTGTTGTCGGTGAGGAACCTGACCAAGCGCTATGGCCACAGCCTGGTGCTCGATGACATCTCGTTCGATCTCCCGCAGACAGGGATCACGTTTCTGATGGGAGAGAACGGCGCGGGCAAGACCACGCTGATCAAGGCGATGCTCGGCCTGGAGCGCTACCAGGGCGAGGTCCTGTACGACGGTCGCGACCTGCGCCAGGTCTCCACCGATGTCGCCGTGGTGTTCGACGATGCCCCATCGTACCGGGGGCTCAACGGATACAGGAACCTGGAGCTTCTCTGTCCGAGGAAGGTGCCGTCACAGCAGCTGCGCGATGCCGCTCGCGAGTACCTGGGAGACGATCTGCTCAGGAAGAACGTCCGCCGGTACTCCTACGGGCAGCGCAAGAAGCTCTCGATCGCGTGCGCCCTTCTCGCCCGCCCCAAGTACCTCATCATGGACGAGGTCTCGAACGGTCTCGACTACGAGACCATGGAGCACCTGAAAGGCGAGTTCAGAGAGCGCGCAAGGGAGTCGGCCGTGTTCCTGACGGGCCATCAGTTCGACTTCTACACCTCGATCGTGAGCCGCGTGCTGGTGCTCAAGGGCGGCAAGATCCGAGAGTTCGAACTGGACGAGCAGCCGACTCCAACCCAGAGTCCCCTGGGGCAACTCTACGAGAGGACCGTGAAGGATGTTTCGTGA
- a CDS encoding NADH-quinone oxidoreductase subunit A — protein MTADHLSIAVFVLAGAAFVATTLAVSRLLQPREPSAAKLTPYECGSEPVGPPWVQFRIGYYVYALLFVIFDIEVVFLYPWAVAFGSLGIFVLIEMAVFVGILALGLAYAWREGALEWR, from the coding sequence ATGACTGCCGACCACCTCTCGATAGCGGTCTTCGTGCTGGCGGGTGCGGCGTTCGTGGCGACCACGCTCGCGGTGTCGCGGCTGCTGCAGCCTCGAGAGCCGAGCGCGGCGAAGCTCACGCCCTACGAGTGCGGCAGCGAGCCGGTCGGCCCGCCGTGGGTGCAGTTCCGCATCGGCTACTACGTGTACGCGCTGCTGTTCGTGATCTTCGACATCGAGGTGGTCTTCCTCTACCCGTGGGCGGTCGCCTTCGGTAGCCTCGGCATCTTCGTGCTCATCGAGATGGCCGTCTTCGTCGGCATCCTCGCGCTCGGGCTCGCGTACGCGTGGCGGGAGGGGGCGCTGGAGTGGCGCTAG